atttacaaaattcaAAACTTTAGCTcttaggggagaggggggaaaaaaaaaaaaaaaagcatggcggCCACTAACAGAAAAGCCCTTCCTCCAGGCTCCCACAACATTTCTAATGTTTTTAAACAGTCGTCATGAGTTTCAGGGAGCCGGACCGAAAGCGAAGAATCTTCTTCTTGAGATTGTGCGAGGCCTTGATTTTCACAAAGGCTTTGGCGGTGCTGGCGTGCAAATCCGTGGCAGCGGCAGACTGCACGGGAAGGGTGTGAACGAACTGGGACCAAATGAGCCCTCCGCTTTCATCGGAGTCACTGGACGAGGTGCTTTCCCCCACGTATTCCGCCTCGCTGAGGCTGGACTCGCTGTCCCCAAAACAGTTCGTGGTGTAGTTGCTCTGCTCGTCTTCGCTGGTCTCGACCACGGTGGAGTGGAACAGAGACTCGCACTCTGCCGAGTATTCGGAGTCGCTCGCCACGTACGCATAGGGCCTGGCGCAGGACAGCGGCACCGGGGCATAAACGCAGAGGGGCTCTCTCGGGCCTCTCCTCTTTGCCCTCCTCAGGGCTTCCTCATAGGAGATCTCCACCGAGGACTTCCACCGCCTGTAGTCGCCCCGCTTATATTTGGGTTTGGCCACGACACCCTCCTTCCCATGCCCGTGCAATCGGTGCGCGGCTCTGCTTGCGCCAGGGTGGCGGCTGCCCGAAAGCCCGCTCTCTGCGGGCGGGTTGATAGCTCTCTTGCCTCTCGGCGCGGGCTTCTTCCATTTCTTGTTTGCCTCTAGGTCGTCGGGAAAACGGCACTTTTTGCCAGTTACCTTGCTCCTCTCCCTCGCCGTTTGCGAGCTGCTCTCTACCATGTGCACAACCTGGGCTCTGTGCTTCACAGCGCTTTTGACAGTTTTGATGTGTTTTGTGCCCTTGTGGTGCTTGACAGTTTGCTGCTGAGCTGGTATGTACTGGGCGTTCACCAGCATGCCTTCATCCAGGCTGGGCGACGAAGATCCCTCGCTTTTGAAATCCAGTGGTGGTCTCTCTTCCAAAGGGCCTTGACAGGGTGATTTTATGGTGCTTTTGAGCAGAGTCCTTTGTGCAGGCTGGGGAACCTTGGTTTCCGTCTGCGATGCTGTGTGCCTGTACGGGCTCTCTTTAGCGGCTGcactggaggccaggctggtTTCTTTCTGAGGATCCACGGTTGCAGGGCACCAGCTCAGTCCTGGGGATACAGACTTCACGCCATTCTTTGACAAGTTCTTGCTTTGAAGTTCATTGACACTGCTTGGTGGGTAGCCTGGAGGGGTGTGCATCCTCCTAGCTTCCAGCTGTTCACTCTGAGAATCTTTTGACCGCTGCTTAAGTGAAGAGAGTGCAGCATTATCCAAAGCAGTTGGTGCACTGGAATGTAAACACGCTTGTTTAAGGTTCTTCAGGTTATGGTTATTGCTTGGAGATGCAGTCTGTCTGACGCACATGCTGCTGTGCCTTAAAATGCCCTTTGTAGGATCTGCATTCACACTTGTTCTGGGTTTGTTAGTTCTTACGGCCTgggtttttttctgtagaatACTCAAGATGTAGCCGTCTAATTTCTTGTTCAGGGAAGAACCGGTTGCAGAGCCCGAACTGCTGGCTGGGGGGAAGGCACTCTCTGCTTTCACAGAATCCCGTTCGGGTTCCATGCAGGTGTCATTCGCGTTGCAACCAAGTCCCCCCTCCTCCTTCAGGTTCCCCATCAGGGA
This genomic interval from Rhinatrema bivittatum chromosome 4, aRhiBiv1.1, whole genome shotgun sequence contains the following:
- the DACT1 gene encoding dapper homolog 1 — translated: MRLSSCRERLEMEPRWREKGEAEAERQRTRERLEATLAGLGELEYLRQRQELLVKALLGAGSRELPSEAPPPRPGDAQRSLEEKFLEENILLLRRQLNCLRKRDAGLLSQLHELDKQISDLKIDAEKTPDEHLETDSRPSSGFYELSDGASGSLSNSSNSVFSECLSSCYSSTCFCSPLEASLNVADSRPKSADDLLGWIDYKDQLEENASGTVRRSFSAPYSSSLDMIADVHPKYQCDLVSKNGSDVYRYPSPLHAVAVQSPMFLLSLMGNLKEEGGLGCNANDTCMEPERDSVKAESAFPPASSSGSATGSSLNKKLDGYILSILQKKTQAVRTNKPRTSVNADPTKGILRHSSMCVRQTASPSNNHNLKNLKQACLHSSAPTALDNAALSSLKQRSKDSQSEQLEARRMHTPPGYPPSSVNELQSKNLSKNGVKSVSPGLSWCPATVDPQKETSLASSAAAKESPYRHTASQTETKVPQPAQRTLLKSTIKSPCQGPLEERPPLDFKSEGSSSPSLDEGMLVNAQYIPAQQQTVKHHKGTKHIKTVKSAVKHRAQVVHMVESSSQTARERSKVTGKKCRFPDDLEANKKWKKPAPRGKRAINPPAESGLSGSRHPGASRAAHRLHGHGKEGVVAKPKYKRGDYRRWKSSVEISYEEALRRAKRRGPREPLCVYAPVPLSCARPYAYVASDSEYSAECESLFHSTVVETSEDEQSNYTTNCFGDSESSLSEAEYVGESTSSSDSDESGGLIWSQFVHTLPVQSAAATDLHASTAKAFVKIKASHNLKKKILRFRSGSLKLMTTV